In Drosophila innubila isolate TH190305 chromosome 2L unlocalized genomic scaffold, UK_Dinn_1.0 5_B_2L, whole genome shotgun sequence, a single window of DNA contains:
- the LOC117782673 gene encoding uncharacterized protein LOC117782673, whose amino-acid sequence MNSHYLSTSRSNPQFYTFSQLFEHTESTANGVQLESQWKDQTQQTAWIEFWQREGHELLEQKWHKHYPEYKQQIEEATAAERATWEELWQQHASKQSEHFWHIFTCAFENYENDLFNGLGDVDQPLSNVNEHLADLNIDQGVENPESCDELYFSANDDPYSLDEEQQLKLLGLPTSFGAPLARKQRKPKPQSVSDSESDSDNDSTLLIMSKDTDKDLALHSVQSRSIKKKKRQKVPNGRIPEFMQNSTMLKYWFKRFSLFSRFDRGILLDHESWFSVTPEKIAKQTALRLSGDIVVDAFCGCGGNAIQFANTCERVIAIDIDANKLAMAKHNATIYGVAHKIEFIHADFMQFANSTRLRPNVVFLSPPWGGPGYQKQATFDIEQHLLPLGATQLMQHARRLSDNIGIFLPRSSNIKQVIALSHVGGQCEVEHNYLDTRLVAITAYYGSLVKNQQPEEKTNDESTK is encoded by the coding sequence ATGAACTCGCACTATCTAAGCACATCGCGAAGCAATCCCCAATTTTATACATTCTCCCAGTTATTTGAGCATACTGAGAGCACTGCCAACGGCGTTCAGTTGGAGTCCCAGTGGAAGGATCAGACACAGCAAACTGCTTGGATTGAGTTTTGGCAACGAGAGGGTCATGAGCTGCTGGAACAAAAGTGGCATAAACATTATCCAGAATACAAGCAGCAGATTGAAGAAGCTACAGCTGCAGAGCGAGCAACTTGGGAGGagttgtggcagcaacacgCCAGTAAGCAAAGCGAACACTTTTGGCATATTTTCACCTGTGCCTTTGAAAACTACGAAAACGATCTGTTTAATGGACTAGGAGACGTTGATCAACCTTTATCAAATGTTAATGAGCATTTGGCggatttaaatattgatcaaGGTGTAGAGAATCCGGAGAGTTGTGACGAACTGTACTTCTCCGCCAACGACGATCCCTACTCACTGGACGAGGAGCAGCAGCTAAAATTGCTTGGTTTACCCACATCCTTTGGTGCCCCACTCGCCAGAAAGCAACGTAAACCAAAGCCGCAGTCTGTGTCTGATAGTGAGTCTGATAGTGATAACGACTCGACTTTATTAATCATGTCTAAGGACACAGACAAGGACTTAGCGCTGCACTCGGTGCAATCTCGGAGCATCAAGAAAAAGAAGCGCCAAAAGGTACCAAACGGTAGAATCCCAGAGTTTATGCAGAACAGCACCATGTTAAAGTATTGGTTCAAGCGTTTCTCACTGTTTTCACGCTTTGATCGGGGCATACTTTTGGATCATGAAAGCTGGTTTTCCGTGACGCCAGAGAAGATTGCCAAGCAGACGGCACTTCGACTATCCGGCGATATCGTTGTGGACGCCTTTTGCGGATGCGGCGGCAATGCCATACAATTCGCCAACACCTGCGAACGAGTGATTGCCATTGATATCGATGCCAACAAATTGGCCATGGCAAAGCACAATGCCACCATTTATGGTGTAGCCCACAAGATTGAGTTCATACATGCGGATTTTATGCAATTCGCAAACAGCACACGCCTGCGTCCCAATGTTGTGTTCCTCAGTCCGCCCTGGGGTGGGCCGGGATATCAAAAGCAGGCCACATTCGATATTGAGCAGCATCTGCTGCCACTAGGAGCCACGCAGTTGATGCAACATGCGAGGCGACTGTCGGACAACATTGGCATCTTTCTGCCTCGCAGCTCGAATATAAAGCAGGTGATTGCCCTTTCACATGTGGGCGGGCAGTGTGAGGTGGAGCACAATTATCTGGATACGCGTTTGGTAGCCATTACGGCGTACTATGGCAGCTTGGTGAAGAATCAGCAGCCGGAAGAGAAGACAAATGATGAaagcacaaaataa
- the LOC117782674 gene encoding uncharacterized protein LOC117782674, with protein sequence MNEVNVSPPIDDLAEKLPKYCHFFKHLLVEELALESDYRQIHYGKCAVIGRLSAIPDYFRLENVTVPHLPSDYKLPTGAVSLLLLNFTYDKSGDKSLAHGSYCIVRGEIVLCNVQKANSEALTIRGLHEQLYLLGDREEARSQFLEQIHTTHKPALNVWNTRRIDQAEQLIQRRLEIRVVCNENHINSL encoded by the exons ATGAACGAAGTTAATGTTTCACCACCGATCGACGATCTAGCTGAAAAACTCCCGAAATACTGCCACTTCTTCAAACATTTGCTAGTCGAGGAGTTGGCACTCGAGTCCGATTACAGGCAGATTCATTACGGCAAATGTGCTGTTATTGGTCGTTTATCTGCAATTCCGGATTATTTTCGGCTGGAGAACGTAACAGTACCTCACCTGCCAAG TGACTACAAGTTGCCGACTGGAGCGGTGTCTTTGCTGCTGCTAAATTTCACCTACGATAAATCTGGCGACAAAAGTCTGGCGCATGGTAGCTATTGCATTGTCCGCGGTGAAATTGTGCTCTGTAACGTTCAGAAGGCAAACAGTGAAGCTCTGACCATTCGAGGCTTGCACGAACAATTGTATCTACTTGGCGATAGAGAGGAAGCACGTTCCCAATTCCTGGAGCAGATACACACAACTCACAAGCCGGCGCTTAATGTCTGGAACACGCGTCGCATCGATCAGGCCGAGCAGTTGATTCAACGTCGACTGGAGATTCGAGTAGTATGCAACGAAAACCATATCAATAGCTTATGA
- the LOC117782675 gene encoding transcriptional adapter 2A isoform X1, with translation MSFMSPVDMVDEDAADLQFPKVKLKTSQVPQSQEHQQLSTIKFERARTDEETKCSSVFYNAQAFHSQMEKSVAVVTSGALNSGHASEPTCATCRCIVTEPYIKCSECLDISLCPQCFARGREIGAHRNNHAYTIIRDDIQVFANEFGWTSRDERTLLQALRTHGYGNWDAIATELGRRHSPAEVQRHYNDCYFGGIFERLVGLQHDRLCYMPERMPYVFKMRSVEPPRHDDIASIQFKINAGYRCARGDFDTPYDASAEGLLTIINEQQHADDELDSESHDRELDEELQYALVLAYNNRMRERQRRYNIMRKHGLIMPNRTVSWITKYVNVFRSDSSCMRFLALMQISEPVQFDMLVESLRYYRQLQNRIHWLHDLRQHGVRTLYGGALYTRLSKQRQHAQREYARQRQNDANDWQQLVHHYEQNQNMEQAPQGSSSRVYMMYPRRKASPMEIKDMPGYSKLDAGERTLCSVARLIPQAYLEYKNQLIAEHAKLGNLRLGDARRLIKIDVNKTRQIYDFLVENGHIRPLSYG, from the exons ATGTCGTTCATGAGTCCCGTGGATATGGTGGATGAGGATGCCGCCGATTTGCAGTTTCCCAAag ttaaattgaaaacaagtCAGGTGCCGCAGTCTCAGGAGCATCAGCAGCTTTCTACAATAAAATTCGAGCGGGCACGCACCGATGAAGAGACCAAGTGTTCTTCGGTATTCTATAATGCTCAGGCATTTCATAGCCAGATGGAGAAAAGTGTGGCTGTTGTCACCAGTGGTGCTCTTAACAGCGGCCATGCATCTGAACCAACTTGTGCCACGTGTCGTTGCATCGTCACTGAACCATACATCAAGTGCTCCGAGTGCTTGGACATCTCACTTTGTCCACAGTGCTTTGCACGAGGTCGTGAAATTGGCGCACATCGCAACAACCACGCCTACACTATAATCCGTGATGACATTCAGGTGTTTGCCAACGAATTTGGATGGACGTCACGGGATGAACGAACTCTGCTGCAGGCGCTGAGAACACACGGGTATGGAAACTGGGATGCTATAGCAACTGAGCTGGGCCGACGACACTCGCCAGCAGAGGTGCAACGGCACTATAATGATTGCTACTTTGGTGGCATATTTGAGCGATTGGTTGGCCTGCAGCATGATCGTCTTTGCTACATGCCTGAGCGTATGCCATATGTGTTCAAAATGAGATCGGTTGAGCCACCGCGACACGATGATATAGCGTCCATTCAGTTCAAAATCAATGCCGGCTATCGCTGTGCACGTGGCGACTTTGATACACCTTACGATGCCTCTGCTGAAGGATTGCTGACCATAATAaacgaacaacaacatgcTGATGATGAGCTTGATTCTGAATCGCATGACAGAGAACTGGACGAGGAGCTGCAATATGCGCTAGTGCTTGCCTATAACAATCGCATGAG GGAACGCCAGCGTCGCTACAACATAATGCGAAAGCACGGCCTCATCATGCCCAATCGCACGGTCAGCTGGATAACGAAGTATGTGAATGTATTCCGTAGCGATTCCAGTTGCATGCGTTTTCTCGCTCTCATGCAAATCTCAGAACCCGTCCAGTTTGACATGTTGGTAGAATCGCTGCGCTACTATCGCCAGCTGCAGAATCGTATCCATTGGTTGCACGATCTCCGACAGCATGGCGTTCGCACTCTCTACGGTGGCGCGCTTTATACGCGACTGTCCAAGCAGCGACAGCACGCTCAGCGGGAATATGCTCGACAAAGGCAGAACGATGCCAATGACTGGCAACAGCTGGTCCATCATTACGAGCAGAATCAGAACATGGAGCAAGCGCCACAGGGAAGCAGTTCCAGGGTGTATATGATGTATCCACGGCGCAAGGCAAGTCCAATGGAGATTAAAG ATATGCCAGGCTACTCCAAGCTGGATGCTGGAGAGCGTACACTTTGCAGCGTAGCACGTTTGATACCCCAAGCTTACTTGGAGTACAAGAATCAACTGATTGCGGAGCACGCCAAACTGGGAAATCTTAGACTGGGCGATGCACGGCGACTCATCAAGATCGATGTGAACAAAACGCGACAGATTTACGATTTCCTAGTTGAAAATGGCCACATCCGGCCGCTTTCTTATGGCTAA
- the LOC117782675 gene encoding DNA-directed RNA polymerase II subunit Rpb4 isoform X2, giving the protein MSFMSPVDMVDEDAADLQFPKEFENAETLLISEVHMLLDHRKRQNESADEEQEFSEVFMKTYAYTDSFRKFKNKETIMSVRSLLMQKKLHKFELAALGNLCPEAPEEAKALIPSLEGRFEDEELRQILDDIGTKRSLQY; this is encoded by the exons ATGTCGTTCATGAGTCCCGTGGATATGGTGGATGAGGATGCCGCCGATTTGCAGTTTCCCAAag AGTTCGAAAATGCGGAAACGTTGCTGATATCTGAGGTTCACATGCTGCTCGATCATCGGAAGCGTCAAAACGAGTCCGCCGACGAAGAGCAGGAATTTTCCGAGGTCTTTATGAAAACGTATGCTTACACAGACAGTTTCCGCAAGTTCAAGAATAAGGAAACAATTATGTCTGTACGCAG TTTGCTAATGCAAAAGAAACTACACAAATTTGAACTAGCAGCGCTGGGTAATCTGTGCCCAGAGGCACCAGAGGAAGCTAAGGCATTGATACCATCACTGGAGGGTCGTTTCGAAGATGAGGAGCTTCGTCAAATACTTGACGATATCGGCACTAAACGTAGTTTACAATACTAA
- the LOC117782656 gene encoding protein AAR2 homolog produces the protein MNKDNSSMEMDPDLALRLLSEGAVLVIAGVPVGTEFGVDLCSYTIGPEFRGVKMIPPGVHYIWCASRGPYGDTAPRVGFVHYFHPNEILVREWDSELEELRPRQTAEPEVERERIRRNLAQLERVLAPYDYRYVCQWKDLTGSVSEPCVDRCRPELGTIRTNIELQSCTDADRPRGNAGNMSKRHTAAKLLLDETDMLPNLKPVAGTAPRFCVVPARVPQDALPADISRHAIDCIAAVNKLFESFGNSPDGLIEELQLAFVFFLVGYSVESLDHWRKLLALLAHSETAVSKHKLAYMKYSEVLAHQLPHLPEELITPSPYNTVYKDVRELLVNLYAGGLMVSAERLIKRLGKQLNWHFEGLLDEDPEDQPVIIES, from the coding sequence atgaatAAGGACAACTCCAGCATGGAAATGGATCCTGATTTGGCGCTGCGACTGCTTTCCGAAGGCGCCGTTTTGGTCATAGCTGGCGTTCCCGTTGGCACCGAGTTCGGCGTGGACTTGTGCTCGTACACCATCGGTCCAGAGTTCCGAGGCGTCAAAATGATTCCACCTGGCGTGCACTACATCTGGTGCGCTTCCCGCGGACCTTATGGCGACACTGCACCGCGTGTTGGCTTCGTCCACTACTTTCATCCCAACGAAATTCTGGTACGCGAGTGGGACAGTGAACTGGAGGAGCTGCGTCCACGTCAGACTGCCGAGCCAGAGGTGGAGCGTGAACGTATACGTAGAAATCTAGCGCAGTTGGAACGCGTCCTCGCTCCTTATGACTATCGATATGTCTGCCAGTGGAAGGATCTGACAGGCAGTGTAAGTGAGCCATGTGTAGACCGTTGTCGCCCAGAGCTCGGAACCATACGCACAAACATTGAGCTGCAATCCTGCACGGATGCAGATAGACCCCGGGGGAATGCCGGTAATATGAGCAAACGCCATACAGCTGCCAAACTGCTGCTGGACGAGACTGACATGCTTCCCAATCTGAAGCCTGTGGCGGGCACAGCGCCACGCTTCTGTGTTGTGCCTGCGCGTGTGCCACAGGATGCACTACCAGCGGATATATCCCGTCATGCCATTGACTGCATTGCGGCTGTTAATAAGCTATTTGAAAGCTTCGGGAATAGCCCTGATGGGCTCATTGAGGAGCTGCAGCTGGCATTTGTCTTCTTTTTGGTTGGCTACTCTGTGGAATCGTTGGACCACTGGCGTAAGTTGCTTGCTTTGTTGGCACACTCGGAAACAGCTGTCAGCAAACACAAACTGGCCTACATGAAGTACAGTGAAGTGCTGGCCCACCAGCTGCCACATCTACCGGAGGAGCTAATAACCCCCAGCCCATATAACACAGTCTACAAGGATGTGCGTGAGCTGCTGGTGAATCTATACGCCGGTGGACTTATGGTGAGCGCGGAACGTCTGATCAAGCGACTGGGAAAACAGCTCAACTGGCATTTTGAAGGTCTCCTCGACGAGGATCCAGAGGACCAGCCGGTGATAATTGAGTCATAG
- the LOC117782657 gene encoding uncharacterized protein LOC117782657 translates to MALQLQIEKLKGLDNYKAWSMTVRAYLESEDLWSVVESGPENNEESLLKDKRAKFIILCLIETKLCQFMVSIRTARDLWNYLRTQHSLR, encoded by the exons ATGGCgctgcaattgcaaattgagAAGCTCAAAGGTCTGGACAATTACAAGGCCTGGTCGATGACGGTGCGTGCGTATCTGGAGTCCGAAGATCTGTGGAGTGTGGTCGAGAGTGGACCAGAGAATAATGAAGAG TCCCTGCTCAAGGATAAGCGCGCCAAATTCATCATCCTCTGCCTGATTGAGACGAAGCTGTGTCAGTTTATGGTCAGTATACGCACGGCTCGGGATCTGTGGAACTATTTGCGTACTCAGCATTCACTACGCTGA
- the LOC117782661 gene encoding 14-3-3 protein epsilon, producing the protein MTERENNVYKAKLAEQAERYDEMVEAMKKVASMDVELTVEERNLLSVAYKNVIGARRASWRIITSIEQKEENKGAEEKLEMIKTYRGQVEKELRDICSDILNVLEKHLIPCATSGESKVFYYKMKGDYHRYLAEFATGSDRKDAAENSLIAYKAASDIAMNDLPPTHPIRLGLALNFSVFYYEILNSPDRACRLAKAAFDDAIAELDTLSEESYKDSTLIMQLLRDNLTLWTSDMQADDSTTGDGEPKPEIQDVEDQDVS; encoded by the exons ATGACTGAACGTGAAAACAACGTCTACAAGGCAAAATTGGCCGAACAGGCCGAGCGCTACGATG AAATGGTGGAGGCTATGAAGAAGGTGGCTTCCATGGACGTTGAGCTGACCGTTGAGGAGCGCAATCTGCTCTCGGTTGCCTACAAGAATGTGATTGGAGCACGTCGCGCCTCGTGGCGTATAATCACCTCCATTGAACAGAAGGAAGAGAACAAGGGCGCCGAGGAGAAGCTGGAGATGATCAAGACCTATCGCGGTCAGGTGGAAAAGGAGCTGCGCGACATTTGCTCGGATATATTAAATGTGCTCGAGAAACATCTCATTCCATGCGCCACATCCGGCGAAAGTAAAGTATTCTACTATAAGATGAAGGGTGATTATCATCGCTATTTGGCTGAATTTGCCACCGGCTCGGATCGTAAGGATGCTGCAGAGAATTCATTGATTGCCTATAAGGCAGCAAGTGATATTGCCATGAACGATCTGCCACCAACACATCCAATTCGTTTGGGCTTGGCATTGAACTTCTCG GTGTTTTACTATGAGATTCTCAATTCACCGGATCGCGCTTGTCGCTTGGCGAAAGCCGCATTTGATGATGCCATCGCTGAGTTGGATACACTGAGCGAAGAGAGCTACAAAGACTCGACCCTGATTATGCAGCTGCTGCGGGACAACCTCACATTATGGACGTCTGATATGCAGGCAGATG ACTCCACAACAGGTGACGGCGAGCCTAAACCGGAAATTCAGGATGTTGAGGATCAGGATGTGTCGTAA